A region from the Halomarina litorea genome encodes:
- a CDS encoding DUF7350 domain-containing protein produces the protein MRRRDFLGLGAGVGALALAGCSSTSDGGSPTSSAPGRRPNGSGNATGTTDQSDLRGVYVQSFEESMSMQGTASAGPYEFALMFTVPHTFWTVTGSDVEVTPKADHSVHLMATVWDTETETVLPETGLSAEILRDGETVSQEVIYPMLSQPMGFHYGGNFTLPGDGQYTTRLSVGGTSIQRRGAFEGTFGDPATAEVPLEFTDTTRSEVTTQQVEQGGDRGALAPMDAMFPQAVAPETDDLPGSVVGEATSGEAVFVLTQVETDSADESYLAVSARTPYNRLLIPAMGLSLTATRDGRTRYEGGLARTLDPDLRYHYGATVPTLRSGDVLTLSVTTIPQVARHEGYEEAFVEMPPMELTV, from the coding sequence ATGCGACGCCGTGACTTCCTCGGTCTCGGCGCGGGTGTGGGTGCGCTCGCGCTGGCCGGGTGTTCGTCCACCTCAGACGGCGGGTCCCCTACCTCCAGCGCACCCGGTAGGCGGCCGAACGGGTCGGGGAACGCCACCGGCACGACCGACCAGTCCGACCTCCGGGGCGTCTACGTCCAGTCCTTCGAGGAGTCGATGTCGATGCAGGGGACGGCCAGCGCCGGTCCCTACGAGTTCGCCCTGATGTTCACCGTCCCCCACACGTTCTGGACGGTCACGGGGTCCGACGTCGAGGTGACGCCGAAGGCGGACCACTCGGTGCACCTGATGGCGACGGTGTGGGACACCGAGACGGAGACGGTCCTGCCCGAGACGGGCCTCTCGGCCGAGATTCTGCGAGACGGCGAGACGGTCAGCCAGGAGGTCATCTACCCGATGCTCTCTCAGCCGATGGGCTTTCACTACGGCGGGAACTTCACCCTGCCCGGCGACGGCCAGTACACGACGAGACTGAGCGTCGGTGGGACGAGCATCCAGCGCCGTGGGGCCTTCGAGGGGACGTTCGGCGACCCCGCCACCGCCGAGGTTCCCTTGGAGTTCACCGACACGACGCGCTCCGAGGTGACGACCCAGCAGGTCGAACAGGGCGGCGACCGCGGTGCCCTCGCACCGATGGACGCGATGTTCCCGCAGGCCGTCGCCCCGGAGACGGACGACCTGCCCGGGAGCGTCGTCGGCGAGGCGACCAGCGGGGAGGCCGTCTTCGTCCTCACGCAGGTCGAGACGGACTCGGCCGACGAGTCGTACCTCGCCGTCTCGGCGCGGACGCCGTACAACCGCCTGCTCATCCCGGCCATGGGCCTCTCGCTGACGGCGACCCGCGACGGCCGGACGCGCTACGAGGGCGGACTCGCCCGCACGCTCGACCCAGACCTGCGCTATCACTACGGCGCGACGGTGCCGACGCTCCGGTCGGGCGACGTACTGACTCTGTCGGTGACGACGATACCGCAGGTGGCCCGCCACGAGGGCTACGAGGAGGCGTTCGTCGAGATGCCCCCGATGGAGCTCACGGTATGA
- a CDS encoding DUF7282 domain-containing protein has translation MTGRRRTLVLALAAVVALAVGPAAAGLHSNHLTVDAQVSEDGTVVIENGFAASEALIVVHADAGGEPGEAVAVAEFPHPGEFVAPITVSLPDSVWSDQSGARTYWAVLHNDADNDGEYDPGSDNALTNFGSVAGDRFVLSKGDAPAHVVAQGFGAQESPDGSVTIPRVALPEDGHLVVRAHGEDGAGEVVASKPLASGVHEDVTVSLDPSFFDGQGDRFAVHAQVHTGEVGSPVTAGDSVVGTKFFISKPEGASAAPDGSAGGNDSNGSDGNATNAPDVNTPDDSDEPQVNTPTETSSSTATESGTGSGEGGATDPATTGSGGTNADGPGFGLPVALVALVGGTVALARRN, from the coding sequence ATGACGGGACGTCGCCGAACGCTCGTCCTCGCACTCGCCGCGGTGGTCGCACTGGCCGTCGGCCCGGCGGCCGCGGGGTTACACTCGAACCACCTCACCGTGGACGCGCAGGTGTCGGAAGACGGTACCGTCGTCATCGAGAACGGCTTCGCGGCGAGCGAGGCCCTCATCGTCGTCCACGCCGACGCGGGCGGCGAACCGGGCGAGGCCGTCGCCGTGGCGGAGTTCCCCCACCCCGGCGAGTTCGTCGCGCCCATCACCGTCTCGCTCCCCGACTCGGTGTGGTCGGACCAGTCGGGCGCGCGCACCTACTGGGCCGTGTTGCACAACGACGCCGACAACGACGGCGAGTACGACCCCGGGTCGGACAACGCACTGACCAACTTCGGGAGCGTCGCGGGCGACCGGTTCGTCCTCTCGAAGGGTGACGCGCCCGCCCACGTCGTCGCGCAGGGCTTCGGCGCACAGGAGAGTCCCGACGGGTCGGTCACGATACCTCGCGTCGCCCTCCCCGAGGACGGCCACCTCGTCGTCCGGGCGCACGGCGAGGACGGCGCGGGCGAAGTGGTGGCCTCGAAACCCCTCGCGTCGGGCGTCCACGAGGACGTCACCGTCTCGCTCGACCCGTCGTTCTTCGACGGGCAGGGCGACCGCTTCGCCGTCCACGCGCAGGTCCACACCGGCGAGGTGGGGTCGCCCGTCACCGCGGGGGACAGCGTCGTCGGCACGAAGTTCTTCATCAGCAAGCCCGAGGGCGCGAGCGCCGCCCCCGACGGGTCGGCGGGGGGGAACGACTCGAACGGGTCGGACGGGAACGCGACGAACGCCCCCGACGTGAACACCCCCGACGACTCGGACGAACCGCAGGTGAACACGCCGACGGAGACGTCCTCGTCGACCGCCACTGAATCCGGAACCGGGTCCGGGGAGGGCGGGGCCACCGACCCCGCGACGACCGGTTCGGGCGGGACGAACGCCGACGGCCCCGGCTTCGGCCTCCCGGTCGCTCTCGTCGCCCTCGTGGGTGGGACCGTCGCCCTCGCCCGGCGAAATTGA
- a CDS encoding LVIVD repeat-containing protein: MRDVNRRTVLRGLGAAAVGTSLATGPASAAQSSPHGRIELLGHSLLSDPAGGYAESEIRADGRYAALGSYFGTGGSFLVDLSDPANPSQVHRVPSEETVWNADVKFDARDGIYYRSIEPREQGAGGGVEVIDYGYESGSPESPEIVARIDRTSGVHNLDVHPEEPVIYLVNGTDSEGNAVGVSVYDTSDPSSPEQVAAVGPGGYNHDVTFDAERDLVHSAYIAGDQFVGWMAHDVSDPRNPEEVGRFSYADRPDYEEVGTAGFEVCHYARADPNRDLVYVGDEKGQGIPGGKHVLDIGYGSGSLEDPKHLGFTHSPNAKEQVRDEALYDWTTHNHDVVQKGDSTFLVDGAYHEGFVVYDVTDPENPVPAHQYLTIDGEGEAKGPTWTGAAPMAWGANYNAEKDVVVVSDMVTGLFTFRVHDEEAPVESLPEAVDWNGDGTVQRSEVERAVSMWANGETIPNTGVAGDNDHLDWKTVRRLLRESSGN, translated from the coding sequence ATGAGAGACGTTAACAGGCGAACGGTCCTCAGGGGCCTCGGTGCGGCGGCGGTCGGCACGTCGCTCGCCACGGGCCCCGCCAGCGCGGCACAGTCCTCCCCCCACGGGCGAATCGAACTGCTCGGTCACTCGCTGCTCTCGGACCCGGCGGGCGGGTACGCGGAGAGCGAAATCCGTGCCGACGGGCGCTACGCGGCCCTCGGAAGCTACTTCGGGACGGGCGGATCGTTCCTCGTCGACCTCTCGGACCCGGCGAACCCCTCGCAGGTCCACCGGGTCCCCTCCGAGGAGACGGTGTGGAACGCGGACGTGAAGTTCGACGCTCGCGACGGCATCTACTACCGGTCTATCGAACCCCGCGAACAGGGCGCGGGCGGCGGCGTCGAGGTCATCGACTACGGCTACGAGAGCGGGTCCCCGGAGTCCCCGGAAATCGTCGCCCGTATCGACCGCACCTCGGGCGTCCACAACCTCGACGTCCACCCCGAGGAACCGGTCATTTACCTCGTCAACGGCACCGACAGCGAGGGGAACGCGGTGGGCGTCAGCGTCTACGACACCAGCGACCCCAGTTCGCCCGAACAGGTCGCCGCGGTCGGACCGGGCGGCTACAACCACGACGTCACCTTCGACGCCGAACGCGACCTCGTCCACTCGGCGTACATCGCGGGCGACCAGTTCGTCGGCTGGATGGCCCACGACGTGAGCGACCCGCGGAACCCCGAGGAGGTCGGTCGGTTCTCCTACGCCGACCGGCCGGACTACGAGGAGGTCGGCACGGCCGGCTTCGAGGTGTGTCACTACGCGCGGGCGGACCCGAACCGTGACCTCGTCTACGTCGGCGACGAGAAGGGACAGGGCATCCCCGGCGGCAAGCACGTCCTCGACATCGGCTACGGGTCGGGGTCGCTGGAGGACCCGAAGCACCTCGGGTTCACCCACAGTCCGAACGCGAAAGAACAGGTCAGAGACGAGGCGCTGTACGACTGGACGACTCACAACCACGACGTGGTACAGAAGGGCGACTCCACCTTCCTCGTCGACGGTGCGTACCACGAGGGGTTCGTCGTCTACGACGTGACCGACCCCGAGAACCCGGTGCCCGCCCACCAGTACCTCACCATCGACGGCGAGGGGGAGGCGAAGGGGCCGACGTGGACCGGCGCCGCCCCGATGGCGTGGGGCGCGAACTACAACGCGGAGAAGGACGTCGTCGTCGTCTCGGACATGGTCACCGGGCTGTTCACCTTCCGGGTTCACGACGAGGAGGCGCCCGTCGAGTCCCTGCCCGAGGCCGTCGACTGGAACGGCGACGGCACCGTCCAGCGCTCCGAAGTCGAGCGCGCCGTCTCGATGTGGGCCAACGGCGAGACCATCCCGAACACGGGCGTCGCGGGCGACAACGACCACCTCGACTGGAAGACCGTCCGGCGACTCCTCCGGGAGTCGAGCGGGAACTAG
- a CDS encoding DUF7471 family protein: MLAYVLAAAALLAALVFGVALAAVARRRSWSYLLVALALGTLLARALVGVLTMESVLDPDLHHVLEHGLDVAMAALVIAAVAVTRDARGGPA, translated from the coding sequence ATGCTGGCGTACGTGCTGGCCGCCGCGGCCCTGCTGGCGGCGCTGGTGTTCGGCGTCGCCCTCGCGGCGGTTGCCCGGCGCCGATCGTGGTCGTACCTCCTCGTCGCCCTCGCCCTCGGCACCCTCCTGGCGCGGGCGCTCGTGGGCGTCCTCACGATGGAGTCCGTCCTCGACCCGGACCTCCACCACGTCCTCGAACACGGCCTCGACGTGGCGATGGCCGCCCTCGTCATCGCGGCGGTGGCCGTCACCCGTGACGCGCGGGGTGGACCGGCGTGA
- a CDS encoding winged helix-turn-helix transcriptional regulator translates to MSDTRERVRAHVREDPGVHFSDLRRALDIAPGQAQYHLRRLVDDGGLVEDALYGQTHYYPPSYDPWERRALALLRRETSADVVACLLDDGPLPPATVAERVGIARSTLSWHVARLTEAGVLVRDESGADLTLRVARPAATARLLRRAEPTLPGRLVDRFTRLVDDLLEE, encoded by the coding sequence GTGAGCGACACCCGAGAGCGCGTCCGCGCGCACGTCCGCGAGGACCCCGGCGTCCACTTCAGCGACCTGCGGCGGGCGCTCGACATCGCCCCCGGGCAGGCCCAGTATCACCTCCGGAGACTCGTCGACGACGGGGGCCTCGTCGAGGACGCTCTCTACGGGCAGACCCATTACTACCCGCCGTCGTACGACCCGTGGGAGCGCCGGGCGCTCGCGCTCCTCCGGCGGGAGACGAGCGCGGACGTCGTCGCCTGCCTGCTGGACGACGGGCCGCTCCCGCCCGCGACGGTAGCGGAGCGCGTCGGCATCGCTCGGAGCACGCTCTCGTGGCACGTCGCCCGCCTCACGGAGGCGGGCGTCCTCGTCCGCGACGAGTCGGGCGCCGACCTGACCCTGCGGGTCGCCCGTCCGGCGGCGACGGCGCGACTGCTCCGGCGGGCGGAGCCGACCCTCCCCGGCCGACTGGTGGACCGCTTCACCCGACTGGTCGACGACCTCTTGGAGGAGTGA
- a CDS encoding twin-arginine translocation signal domain-containing protein codes for MNRRTFLRAGGLGGASALAGCTGLFETRSARVPPLLDERPNAVYVPTHTEGMGMLGTAETDGLKFMLNYSYPHRFWNANGSNVEFSEVSGDVHLMATVWDTETDIVLPETGLSVDVLKEGESVGEEVIYPMLSQPMGFHYGSNFTLDGDGQYTGRVQVGGMSTRRTGAFADRFAEPASVDIDFSYEREKRDRLPFQNREDAGERGAVEPMDMPVRPASFAPARDDLPGEMRGEVTTGDAVLVVTVLDSPPEGVEGDGQYLAVSARTPYNRMILPAMGLEGTLARGGEAAFEGTLRRTLDPNLNYHYGAVVPSVESGDELTLSVTTMPQVARHEGYETAFRQMPDRTLTL; via the coding sequence ATGAACCGACGGACGTTCCTCCGCGCGGGCGGCCTCGGGGGGGCGAGCGCGCTCGCCGGGTGCACGGGCCTCTTCGAGACCCGCTCGGCGCGCGTCCCACCACTCCTCGACGAGCGACCGAACGCCGTGTACGTCCCCACGCACACCGAGGGGATGGGGATGCTCGGCACCGCCGAGACGGACGGGCTGAAGTTCATGCTCAACTACAGCTACCCGCACCGCTTCTGGAACGCCAACGGCTCGAACGTCGAGTTCTCGGAGGTGAGCGGCGACGTCCACCTGATGGCGACGGTGTGGGACACCGAGACGGACATCGTCCTCCCCGAGACCGGACTGTCGGTGGACGTCCTCAAAGAGGGCGAGTCCGTCGGCGAGGAGGTCATCTACCCGATGCTCTCCCAGCCGATGGGCTTTCACTACGGGTCGAACTTCACGCTCGACGGCGACGGGCAGTACACCGGCCGCGTCCAGGTCGGCGGGATGTCGACCCGGCGGACGGGGGCGTTCGCCGACCGCTTCGCGGAACCGGCGTCGGTGGACATCGACTTCAGCTACGAACGGGAGAAGCGCGACCGCCTCCCCTTCCAGAACCGCGAGGACGCGGGCGAACGGGGTGCGGTCGAACCGATGGACATGCCCGTCCGCCCGGCCTCGTTCGCCCCGGCCCGCGATGACCTGCCGGGGGAGATGCGCGGGGAGGTCACGACGGGCGACGCCGTCCTCGTGGTCACCGTCCTCGACTCGCCGCCCGAGGGCGTCGAGGGCGACGGCCAGTACCTCGCCGTCTCGGCGCGGACGCCCTACAACCGGATGATTCTCCCCGCGATGGGGCTGGAGGGGACGCTCGCCCGCGGGGGCGAGGCGGCCTTCGAGGGCACCCTCCGGCGGACGCTCGACCCGAACCTGAACTACCACTACGGGGCCGTCGTCCCCTCGGTCGAGTCGGGTGACGAACTGACCCTGTCGGTGACGACGATGCCGCAGGTCGCCCGCCACGAGGGCTACGAGACGGCGTTCCGCCAGATGCCCGACCGGACGCTCACGCTCTGA
- a CDS encoding twin-arginine translocation signal domain-containing protein, whose product MSPPLDSDLPRREFLKAAVALGGASALSACLDRFEGEEPVPGGVSDPSTLPVRQYAWGDHLPTDDAGNTLLPHHQTLWYLTLPGEGAPSADAREGVETALSTLDRAYERSNEGLVYSVGYSPSYFERFDESLPESVDLPQPRRLSSFEQPELDTQDALLHLGSDRADALLEAEQALRGEAEEANGVPVETALTDVLDLADRRTGFMRKGLPHQKAEETDLTGVPADNPIPEDSPLFMGFMAGFRANQATEDYVAIGEGPFADGTTKHVANIGQSLEDWYGEQDFDQRVMEMFSPGHVAEDLVDGIGGNLGGDSGIDRFVEDIEEHAREYGRVGHAQKAARANRDEAGNVKLLRRHFESTDGNRASLHFPSLQRGISEFEAVRKAMNGEDVTQVTPAVRQRVNNGILEYIFVRRRGNFLVPPRDLRALPTPTGEA is encoded by the coding sequence ATGTCCCCACCCCTCGACTCCGACCTCCCGCGACGCGAGTTCCTGAAGGCCGCCGTCGCCCTCGGCGGCGCGAGCGCCCTCTCGGCGTGTCTCGACCGCTTCGAGGGCGAGGAACCGGTCCCGGGCGGCGTCTCCGACCCCTCGACGCTCCCCGTCCGCCAGTACGCGTGGGGCGACCACCTCCCGACGGACGACGCCGGCAACACCCTCCTCCCGCACCACCAGACGCTCTGGTACCTGACCCTGCCGGGAGAGGGTGCGCCGAGCGCCGACGCCCGCGAGGGCGTGGAGACGGCCCTCTCGACGCTCGACCGGGCCTACGAGCGGAGCAACGAGGGCCTCGTCTACTCCGTCGGCTACTCGCCGTCGTACTTCGAGCGCTTCGATGAGTCGCTCCCGGAGAGCGTGGACCTCCCACAACCACGACGGCTCTCGTCGTTCGAGCAACCCGAACTGGACACGCAGGACGCCCTCCTCCACCTCGGGAGCGACCGGGCCGACGCGCTCCTCGAGGCCGAACAGGCCCTCCGCGGCGAGGCCGAGGAGGCGAACGGCGTGCCCGTCGAAACGGCCTTGACGGACGTACTGGACCTCGCGGACCGCCGGACGGGGTTCATGCGGAAGGGTCTGCCCCACCAGAAGGCCGAGGAGACGGACCTCACCGGCGTCCCCGCGGACAACCCCATCCCGGAGGACTCGCCGCTGTTCATGGGGTTCATGGCGGGGTTCCGGGCCAATCAGGCGACGGAGGACTATGTCGCCATCGGGGAGGGACCGTTCGCCGACGGGACGACGAAACACGTCGCCAACATCGGTCAGAGCCTCGAAGACTGGTACGGCGAACAGGACTTCGACCAGCGGGTGATGGAGATGTTCAGCCCCGGCCACGTCGCGGAGGACCTCGTCGACGGCATCGGGGGAAACCTGGGTGGGGACAGCGGAATCGACCGCTTCGTCGAGGACATCGAGGAGCACGCGCGGGAGTACGGACGAGTCGGCCACGCCCAGAAGGCCGCCCGCGCCAACCGCGACGAGGCGGGGAACGTGAAACTCCTCCGCCGGCACTTCGAGTCCACGGACGGGAACCGCGCGAGCCTCCACTTCCCCTCGCTCCAGCGTGGCATCTCGGAGTTCGAGGCGGTCCGGAAGGCGATGAACGGCGAGGACGTCACGCAGGTGACGCCCGCCGTCCGCCAGCGGGTGAACAACGGCATCCTCGAGTACATCTTCGTGCGCCGTCGCGGGAACTTTCTCGTCCCGCCCCGCGACCTGCGGGCGCTCCCGACGCCGACCGGCGAGGCCTGA
- a CDS encoding aldo/keto reductase, which yields MVDNQSGAFDIGGELTVNRLGYGAMRITGEDIIGRPDDEEGAKEVLRRAVDLGVDFVDTADSYGPGVSERLIRESGIADDAVIATKAGLLRNREGDWLPHGDPDYIRNQVLCSRDRLGVDTIDLYQFHRPDPDTDFEESVQAFAELKDDGLVDHVGLSNVSVDQLETARDVVEVATVQNRFNVGNREQDDVLEACEEYDIGFVPWFPLGAGDLGEKGEVVEEIAEAHDASMMQVGIAWLLQFSDVTLPIPGTSSVDHLEENVAASSLELTDDEMARLSE from the coding sequence ATGGTCGACAACCAGAGCGGCGCGTTCGACATCGGCGGCGAACTGACCGTCAACCGCCTCGGCTACGGTGCGATGCGCATCACCGGCGAGGACATCATCGGCCGCCCCGACGACGAGGAGGGGGCGAAGGAGGTCCTCCGGCGGGCCGTCGACCTCGGCGTGGACTTCGTCGACACCGCCGACTCCTACGGGCCGGGGGTCAGCGAACGCCTCATTCGCGAGTCGGGCATCGCCGACGACGCCGTAATCGCCACCAAGGCGGGCCTCCTGCGGAATCGCGAGGGCGACTGGCTCCCCCACGGCGACCCGGACTACATCCGAAATCAGGTGCTCTGCTCGCGGGACCGCCTCGGGGTGGACACCATCGACCTCTACCAGTTCCACCGCCCCGACCCCGACACGGACTTCGAGGAGAGCGTCCAGGCGTTCGCGGAACTGAAAGACGACGGCCTCGTGGACCACGTCGGCCTCTCGAACGTCTCCGTCGACCAGTTGGAGACGGCCCGCGACGTCGTCGAGGTGGCGACCGTCCAGAACCGCTTCAACGTCGGCAACCGCGAACAGGACGACGTGCTGGAGGCGTGCGAGGAGTACGACATCGGGTTCGTCCCGTGGTTCCCGCTGGGCGCGGGCGACCTCGGGGAGAAAGGCGAGGTGGTCGAGGAGATCGCGGAGGCCCACGACGCCTCGATGATGCAGGTGGGCATCGCGTGGCTGCTCCAGTTCTCCGACGTGACGCTCCCCATCCCCGGGACGTCGAGCGTCGACCACCTCGAAGAGAACGTCGCCGCCTCGTCGCTCGAACTCACCGACGACGAGATGGCCCGCCTGAGCGAGTAA
- a CDS encoding arsenical pump-driving ATPase GET3, protein MSDPLDVELGNDPTEIREGLSAAEVDPETRLPVYERTFAALAEEFEEARLPLDADDVVEVLTLTGPRTGAIAR, encoded by the coding sequence CTGTCGGACCCCCTCGACGTCGAACTCGGGAACGACCCCACCGAGATCCGCGAGGGCCTCTCCGCCGCCGAGGTGGACCCGGAAACGCGTCTCCCCGTCTACGAGCGCACGTTCGCCGCCCTCGCCGAGGAGTTCGAGGAGGCGAGGCTCCCCCTCGACGCGGATGATGTGGTGGAGGTTCTGACCCTCACTGGCCCGCGAACAGGAGCAATCGCCCGCTGA
- a CDS encoding sodium:calcium antiporter, with product MTLTVDTLLAILLGGLALVVLVTGAGAVVDRSVSLAQRYGLPDVLVATTVVAVGTSLPEIGSHVVASLGILSGTLDYRVASATVLGGNVGSSVTQQLLLFGVFLLGYGRYQLTRAVLRGSYLHMVLAAALLLLVAADGRISAFDGGVLLVAYALSVVDGVRLRRREPPVPILDGASEHVARDVGVLLAGLVAVLGGAYVVLAVVGAVVDDLALGGSMVGVVTLGLASALPELSTVAEALRRRAPNVAVGTLLGSNVVNPLLAVGLGGVLSTYHVPPVVVLWDLPFKLLAAVAFLAYWLAVRDRTLRRRDGFYLVACYFVFVSGRLLLFAGQ from the coding sequence ATGACGCTCACCGTGGACACCCTCCTGGCGATCCTCCTCGGAGGCCTCGCACTGGTCGTCCTCGTCACGGGGGCAGGCGCGGTGGTGGACCGGTCGGTGTCCCTCGCCCAGCGCTACGGTCTTCCGGACGTCCTCGTCGCCACCACCGTCGTCGCGGTGGGGACGAGCCTCCCCGAAATCGGGTCACACGTCGTCGCCTCGCTCGGCATCCTCTCGGGGACGCTCGACTACCGCGTCGCGTCCGCGACGGTCCTCGGGGGGAACGTCGGGTCGTCGGTCACCCAGCAGTTGCTCCTGTTCGGCGTGTTCCTCCTCGGCTACGGCCGCTACCAGCTCACGCGGGCGGTCCTTCGGGGGAGCTACCTGCACATGGTCCTGGCCGCGGCGTTGCTCCTCCTCGTCGCGGCCGACGGTCGCATCTCGGCGTTCGACGGGGGCGTGCTCCTCGTCGCGTACGCCCTGTCGGTCGTCGACGGCGTCCGACTGCGGCGGCGCGAACCCCCGGTCCCGATTCTCGACGGCGCGAGCGAACACGTCGCGCGTGACGTGGGGGTCCTGCTAGCCGGTCTCGTGGCCGTCCTCGGGGGTGCGTACGTCGTCCTCGCGGTCGTGGGGGCGGTCGTCGACGACCTCGCCCTCGGCGGGTCGATGGTCGGCGTCGTGACCCTCGGCCTCGCCTCCGCACTCCCGGAACTCTCGACGGTGGCCGAGGCGCTCAGGCGGCGCGCGCCGAACGTCGCCGTCGGCACGCTCCTCGGGAGCAACGTCGTCAATCCCCTCCTCGCGGTCGGTCTGGGCGGGGTGCTCTCGACGTACCACGTCCCGCCGGTGGTCGTCCTCTGGGACCTGCCGTTCAAACTCCTCGCCGCCGTCGCGTTCCTCGCGTACTGGCTCGCGGTCCGGGACCGCACGCTGCGTCGGCGAGACGGCTTCTACCTCGTCGCGTGCTACTTCGTGTTCGTCAGCGGGCGATTGCTCCTGTTCGCGGGCCAGTGA
- a CDS encoding cold-shock protein yields the protein MAKGKVDFFNDTGGYGFISTDDADDDVFFHMEDIGGDDLEEGQEVEFDIEQAPKGPRATNLTRQ from the coding sequence ATGGCGAAAGGGAAGGTTGATTTCTTCAACGACACTGGCGGCTACGGTTTCATCTCGACGGACGACGCGGACGACGACGTGTTCTTCCACATGGAAGACATCGGCGGCGACGACCTCGAGGAGGGACAGGAAGTGGAGTTCGACATCGAACAGGCCCCCAAGGGCCCCCGCGCGACGAACCTCACCCGGCAGTAA
- a CDS encoding universal stress protein translates to MYERILVPTDGSDIALAATDHAYELAAALGASVHVVYVIDESIERMLLSTQSMRSVLEALREDGEGVLAEAEQRAEEYGIEVTTELTHGTHVHETILEYARDHDVDLVVMGTQGREGLEHLLGSTTERVLMGSSIPVLAVSPEGVIDPSAGSGGNGAA, encoded by the coding sequence ATGTACGAGCGCATACTCGTCCCGACCGACGGTAGCGACATCGCGCTCGCCGCGACCGACCACGCTTACGAACTGGCCGCGGCTCTCGGGGCGAGCGTCCACGTCGTCTACGTCATCGACGAGAGCATCGAGAGGATGCTCCTCAGCACGCAGAGCATGCGGTCGGTCCTCGAAGCCCTCCGGGAGGACGGCGAGGGAGTCCTCGCCGAGGCGGAGCAGCGAGCCGAGGAGTATGGCATCGAGGTCACCACCGAACTCACCCACGGGACGCACGTCCACGAGACCATCCTCGAATACGCCCGCGACCACGACGTCGACCTGGTCGTGATGGGTACGCAGGGTCGGGAGGGGCTGGAGCACCTGCTCGGCAGCACCACCGAACGCGTGCTGATGGGGTCGTCGATTCCCGTCCTCGCGGTGTCGCCCGAGGGCGTCATCGACCCGTCAGCGGGGAGCGGGGGCAATGGCGCGGCGTGA
- a CDS encoding double zinc ribbon domain-containing protein — MSKITFRADDDLVARLEEYDTSKSEVMREALRAYFAETAGETDSAPADGTERPDGEATDSIDAYLHERIDTLVEDRLDALLADRLDGVGRTPQDINVNVTVDGQPRVADDEASDREGEARKTTAPDRRPAEEAGESRKQCNQCGEAVPASAVYCSNCGEKTSHRVFCDCGDELRSDWGFCPGCGRRTPAADVLDNP, encoded by the coding sequence ATGAGCAAGATAACGTTCCGCGCCGACGATGACCTCGTCGCACGTCTGGAGGAGTACGACACCTCCAAGAGCGAGGTCATGCGGGAGGCGCTCCGCGCGTACTTCGCGGAGACCGCGGGTGAGACCGACTCCGCACCCGCGGACGGCACGGAACGGCCCGACGGCGAAGCGACGGACTCCATCGACGCGTACCTCCACGAGCGCATCGACACCCTTGTCGAGGACCGTCTCGACGCCCTGCTCGCAGACCGCCTCGACGGCGTCGGACGCACGCCGCAGGACATCAACGTCAACGTCACCGTCGACGGACAGCCCCGCGTGGCGGACGACGAGGCGTCCGACCGAGAGGGGGAAGCGCGTAAGACGACCGCCCCGGACCGGCGGCCGGCGGAGGAGGCCGGAGAGTCGCGTAAACAGTGCAACCAGTGCGGAGAGGCCGTCCCGGCGTCTGCGGTCTACTGCTCGAACTGCGGCGAGAAGACCTCTCACCGGGTCTTCTGTGACTGTGGCGACGAGCTCCGCTCGGACTGGGGGTTCTGCCCCGGGTGCGGACGTCGGACACCGGCGGCCGACGTGCTCGACAATCCGTAA